The following proteins are encoded in a genomic region of Pelodictyon phaeoclathratiforme BU-1:
- the miaA gene encoding tRNA (adenosine(37)-N6)-dimethylallyltransferase MiaA, with amino-acid sequence MATAEKKQPSVIVILGPTASGKSALALAVAKKIGGEIISADSRQIYREFDIGAAKPSESALGEIRHHFVNEKNIGEPFTAGDFATEAAERIITLHRRGKRAVVAGGSTLYLEGLIEGFADLPPANPEIRARLLGELEEEGNEKLYAKLFERDPDQAATLDPTKSQRLIRSLEIIEITGLSVTELQARAKKRQHGDLCFVTTGLAMERATLYQRINHRTDNMIDAGLYDEAKGLYHKYHKLIASGKVSSLQSVGYQEFFQYLDGMISFDDAVRLIKQHTRNYAKRQLTFFHNRLSVNWTDAPLNSKELDSLAERLSKGP; translated from the coding sequence ATGGCCACAGCAGAGAAGAAACAACCGTCGGTTATTGTTATTCTTGGACCCACAGCTTCTGGCAAATCTGCCCTTGCTTTGGCAGTTGCAAAAAAGATCGGAGGTGAAATCATCTCTGCCGATTCACGGCAGATTTACCGCGAATTTGATATCGGTGCAGCGAAACCTTCGGAGAGTGCGCTCGGGGAGATAAGACACCATTTTGTCAATGAAAAAAATATTGGAGAACCCTTCACGGCTGGTGACTTTGCCACAGAAGCTGCAGAGCGGATTATCACTCTGCACCGAAGGGGAAAGCGTGCGGTTGTTGCTGGAGGATCCACACTCTACCTTGAGGGGCTGATTGAAGGGTTTGCTGATCTCCCTCCCGCAAACCCGGAAATAAGAGCAAGACTGCTTGGTGAACTTGAAGAGGAAGGAAACGAGAAGCTCTATGCAAAGCTGTTCGAAAGAGACCCCGATCAGGCCGCAACTCTTGACCCCACAAAAAGCCAGCGCCTTATCCGAAGTCTTGAAATCATTGAGATAACCGGTTTGAGCGTCACAGAGTTACAGGCAAGGGCAAAAAAGCGACAGCATGGTGACCTCTGCTTTGTCACTACAGGGCTTGCAATGGAGCGTGCCACGCTCTATCAGCGTATCAACCATCGTACTGATAATATGATTGATGCAGGACTCTACGATGAGGCTAAAGGGCTTTATCACAAGTATCACAAACTGATTGCCAGTGGAAAAGTATCTTCTCTGCAATCGGTGGGATATCAGGAATTTTTTCAATACCTCGATGGAATGATCTCGTTTGATGATGCTGTTCGACTGATAAAGCAGCATACACGCAATTATGCAAAACGGCAGTTGACTTTTTTTCACAATCGGCTCAGCGTAAACTGGACAGATGCCCCATTGAACAGCAAGGAGCTTGACTCGCTGGCTGAACGGCTTTCAAAAGGCCCCTGA